A genomic region of Irregularibacter muris contains the following coding sequences:
- a CDS encoding helix-turn-helix transcriptional regulator, with amino-acid sequence MDLSSRQKEIIEMVKEDQPITSEQIAEKLSLTRAALRTDLAILTMIGILDARPKVGYFYSGKSILSSIGSYMKNLNVEEVKSLPIIVFEETTVYDAIVTLFLEDVGTVFVQNQEKNLSGIISRKDFLKIAIGNHDIQKMPVAMIMTRMPNIAYVYADESLYDAAVKIINHEVDSLPVVEKKINDNDNEGLKIIGKISKTTITEVLVKIGKE; translated from the coding sequence ATGGATTTATCTAGTCGCCAAAAAGAAATTATTGAAATGGTGAAGGAAGATCAGCCTATTACCAGTGAACAGATTGCAGAAAAGCTTAGCTTAACTAGGGCAGCCCTAAGGACTGATCTAGCCATATTAACCATGATAGGCATTTTAGATGCTCGCCCTAAAGTAGGGTACTTTTATTCAGGAAAATCCATTTTAAGTTCCATTGGTAGCTATATGAAAAACTTAAATGTGGAAGAGGTTAAGTCACTTCCAATAATTGTATTTGAAGAGACCACAGTATATGATGCCATTGTAACCCTATTTTTAGAAGATGTAGGCACCGTTTTTGTACAAAATCAAGAAAAAAATTTATCGGGGATAATATCCCGTAAGGACTTTCTAAAAATAGCTATAGGCAATCATGATATACAAAAAATGCCAGTAGCTATGATTATGACAAGGATGCCAAATATCGCTTATGTTTATGCCGATGAATCCCTTTATGATGCAGCGGTAAAAATTATTAATCACGAAGTTGATTCTTTGCCTGTAGTAGAAAAAAAAATAAATGACAATGATAATGAAGGACTAAAAATAATAGGTAAAATTTCTAAAACAACCATTACTGAAGTACTTGTAAAAATTGGGAAAGAGTAA
- a CDS encoding pyruvate, water dikinase regulatory protein: MEQKEYTTIYVVSDSLGETAELVAKAASVQFNSYVGEIKKFPFIIDEEQIDEIIEEAFKQKCVIAFTIVTPELRDYLVKTAERWDIPVVDIMSPLLAAMEKTTHKQPRGEAGLNRKLDEDYFKKVEAIEFAVKYDDGKDPRGVKKADVVLVGVSRTSKTPLSMYLANRNLKVANIPIVPEVEPPKELYEVPTKKLIGLTTDPLKLNQIRQERLRALGLDENANYANMERILSELDYAEAIMKKLGCPVIDVSSRAVEETAAIIFEIIRGGK, from the coding sequence ATGGAGCAAAAAGAATATACCACAATATACGTGGTATCAGACTCCCTTGGTGAAACAGCGGAGTTGGTGGCTAAAGCAGCTTCTGTTCAATTTAATTCCTATGTAGGAGAGATAAAAAAGTTTCCTTTTATTATAGATGAGGAACAAATTGACGAAATCATAGAAGAGGCTTTCAAACAAAAATGTGTTATAGCCTTTACCATTGTTACCCCTGAACTTAGAGACTATCTGGTTAAGACAGCTGAGAGATGGGATATACCTGTGGTAGATATTATGAGTCCCTTATTGGCAGCCATGGAAAAGACAACCCACAAACAACCAAGAGGAGAAGCTGGATTAAATAGAAAACTAGATGAAGATTATTTTAAAAAAGTAGAAGCTATAGAATTTGCTGTAAAATACGATGATGGGAAAGATCCTAGGGGAGTAAAAAAAGCTGACGTTGTATTAGTAGGCGTATCCAGAACCTCTAAAACTCCTCTCAGCATGTATCTCGCCAATCGAAATCTAAAAGTGGCCAATATCCCCATCGTACCAGAAGTAGAACCACCAAAAGAGCTTTATGAAGTGCCTACTAAAAAGTTAATTGGGTTAACCACTGATCCACTAAAACTAAATCAAATCCGACAAGAAAGATTAAGAGCCTTAGGATTAGATGAAAATGCCAACTATGCCAATATGGAAAGGATATTATCTGAATTAGATTATGCCGAAGCAATCATGAAAAAGTTGGGCTGTCCAGTTATTGATGTATCTTCTAGGGCAGTTGAAGAAACTGCAGCCATTATATTTGAAATCATAAGAGGAGGCAAATAG
- the ppdK gene encoding pyruvate, phosphate dikinase, whose amino-acid sequence MKKYVYMFQEGNSKMKDLLGGKGANLAEMTRIGLPVPQGFTISTQACNLFYEKGEKLTEEIKEEIYTYLSQLEQETGKTFGSKENPLLVSVRSGAAISMPGMMDTILNLGLNDDTVLALAEKTQNERFAYDSYRRFIQMFSDVVLSIPKYKFDHILERVKEENNFMEDTQLTAEHLKEIVKEYKKIVKSEVRRAFPQEPREQLLMAVEAVFASWNNPRAIAYRRYNEIPHEIGTAVNVQSMVFGNMGNDCGTGVAFTRNPSTGEKKLFGEFLLNAQGEDVVAGIRTPKTISQLQQLMPEVYDQFIKTTEILEKHYRDMQDIEFTIEESKLFILQTRSGKRTAEAAMRVAVELVEEGLISKEEAILRIDAKQLDQLLHPTFEPRALEAAQMLAQGLPASPGAARGKIYFTAEKIIEAANNGEKTILVRQETSPEDIEGMYAAQGILTARGGMTSHAAVVARGMGKCCVAGCETIKVNEQKREFVIEGRVFTEGDFISLDGSTGKVYRGDIATIEPTLSGSFGELMQWADEIRSLLVRTNADTPADARTAVKFGAQGIGLCRTEHMFFDESRILSVRKMIFAKTTEQREKALEELLPVQREDFEGIYEAMGERPVTIRLLDPPLHEFLPHSGKEMQDLANNLEISLEEVKEIAESLKEFNPMLGHRGCRLAITYPEITIMQTKAIIQAAIAVSKKNNITIKPEIMVPLIGTVKELKYLKDVIHETAREIIKEAEVDLDYLVGTMIEVPRATLTADEIAQEADFFSFGTNDLTQMTFGFSRDDAGKFLKEYVEKDILEQDPFQSIDQEGVGKLVEMAVELGRKVKPDLKIGICGEHGGDPESIKFFHKTGLSYVSCSPYRVPIARLSAAQAQILNKR is encoded by the coding sequence ATGAAAAAGTATGTATATATGTTTCAAGAGGGTAATTCAAAGATGAAGGACTTATTAGGTGGGAAAGGTGCCAATCTGGCGGAAATGACTAGAATAGGTTTACCAGTGCCCCAAGGTTTCACCATATCTACTCAAGCATGTAATCTTTTTTACGAAAAAGGAGAAAAGCTTACTGAGGAGATAAAAGAAGAAATATATACTTACCTATCCCAACTAGAACAAGAAACAGGAAAGACATTTGGATCAAAGGAGAATCCTCTGTTGGTTTCGGTTAGATCCGGTGCAGCGATCTCTATGCCCGGCATGATGGATACTATCCTAAATCTAGGTTTAAATGACGATACTGTATTGGCTTTAGCAGAAAAAACCCAAAACGAAAGATTTGCCTATGATAGTTATAGAAGATTTATTCAAATGTTTTCTGATGTTGTTCTTAGCATTCCAAAATATAAATTTGACCATATCTTAGAAAGAGTCAAAGAAGAAAATAACTTTATGGAAGACACTCAGCTGACAGCAGAACATTTAAAAGAGATTGTAAAAGAATATAAAAAAATAGTAAAGAGCGAAGTGCGTAGAGCCTTTCCTCAAGAGCCAAGGGAACAGTTATTAATGGCCGTGGAAGCAGTATTTGCCTCATGGAATAACCCTAGAGCTATAGCCTATAGAAGATATAATGAAATTCCCCATGAGATAGGGACAGCAGTAAACGTTCAATCCATGGTTTTTGGAAATATGGGAAATGATTGTGGCACTGGAGTTGCCTTTACACGTAATCCTTCTACAGGAGAAAAGAAACTCTTTGGAGAATTCTTATTAAACGCTCAAGGAGAAGATGTTGTAGCGGGTATCAGAACGCCTAAAACCATAAGTCAATTACAACAATTGATGCCAGAAGTTTATGACCAATTTATAAAGACCACTGAAATTCTTGAAAAGCACTATAGAGATATGCAAGATATAGAGTTTACTATAGAAGAATCAAAATTATTTATTCTCCAAACCCGTTCTGGTAAAAGAACAGCTGAGGCAGCCATGCGTGTAGCCGTAGAACTTGTGGAAGAAGGACTGATTTCAAAGGAAGAGGCTATTTTGCGTATAGACGCAAAACAATTGGATCAACTACTACACCCTACCTTTGAACCAAGAGCATTAGAAGCTGCCCAAATGTTAGCCCAAGGTTTACCTGCATCACCAGGAGCAGCCAGAGGAAAAATTTATTTTACCGCTGAAAAAATTATAGAAGCAGCCAATAACGGTGAAAAAACTATCTTAGTTAGACAGGAAACCTCCCCTGAAGACATTGAAGGGATGTATGCTGCTCAAGGTATATTAACCGCCAGGGGAGGTATGACCTCTCATGCAGCAGTAGTTGCAAGAGGAATGGGCAAATGCTGTGTTGCTGGCTGTGAGACCATAAAAGTAAATGAACAAAAAAGAGAATTTGTAATAGAAGGTAGAGTATTTACAGAGGGGGATTTTATATCCTTAGATGGTAGCACAGGTAAGGTCTATAGGGGAGATATTGCTACTATAGAGCCTACACTATCAGGGTCCTTTGGTGAGCTTATGCAATGGGCTGATGAAATTAGGTCCCTATTGGTCAGAACAAACGCCGATACACCAGCGGATGCTAGAACCGCTGTTAAATTTGGAGCTCAAGGAATAGGACTATGTAGGACTGAGCACATGTTCTTTGACGAATCCAGAATTCTATCAGTACGTAAAATGATATTTGCCAAGACAACAGAGCAAAGAGAAAAGGCCTTGGAAGAATTACTCCCTGTGCAAAGAGAAGATTTTGAAGGGATCTATGAAGCTATGGGTGAAAGGCCAGTAACTATTCGTCTACTGGATCCACCACTACATGAATTCTTGCCCCATAGTGGAAAAGAAATGCAGGACTTGGCGAATAACCTAGAAATCTCCTTGGAGGAAGTAAAGGAAATTGCCGAATCCTTAAAAGAATTTAATCCAATGCTAGGGCATAGGGGATGCAGACTAGCCATAACCTATCCTGAAATTACAATCATGCAGACCAAAGCTATCATTCAAGCTGCGATTGCAGTTTCCAAGAAAAACAATATAACAATAAAGCCTGAGATCATGGTTCCCTTGATAGGGACAGTAAAAGAATTAAAATACCTAAAAGATGTAATTCATGAAACGGCTAGGGAAATCATCAAAGAGGCGGAAGTGGATCTAGACTATCTAGTAGGTACAATGATAGAAGTACCTAGAGCAACCTTGACAGCCGATGAGATTGCTCAAGAGGCTGACTTCTTCTCCTTTGGTACAAATGACTTAACCCAGATGACCTTTGGTTTCTCCAGAGATGATGCTGGAAAGTTTTTGAAGGAATATGTAGAAAAAGACATATTAGAACAAGACCCCTTCCAAAGTATTGATCAAGAGGGAGTAGGTAAACTTGTAGAAATGGCTGTAGAATTAGGTAGAAAAGTGAAACCCGATTTAAAAATTGGTATCTGTGGTGAGCATGGAGGAGACCCAGAATCTATAAAGTTCTTTCATAAAACAGGATTAAGCTACGTATCCTGTTCACCCTATAGAGTTCCCATTGCAAGACTTTCAGCTGCACAGGCACAAATTCTTAATAAAAGATAA
- a CDS encoding deoxyguanosinetriphosphate triphosphohydrolase, whose product MNIRERRELLEKKTLSPFATLSVNSKGRTRPYELCTIRTIFQQDRDRIIHSKAFRRLKHKTQVFIAPEGDHYRTRLTHTLEVAQIARTIARALLLNEDLTEAIALGHDLGHTPFGHAGEDTLNEICSFGFNHNEQSLRVVDYLEKSNGLNLSWEVRDGILHHSGEGQPETLEARVVHLSDRIAYINHDIDDALRAKVLKKEQLPFDVLSQLGFSHGDRINHMIQDIINNSMDSGDVYMSPVVEKATNQLRDFLFENIYIDSIAKKEEKKAQHILKELYNYFQKNVEHLPEEFTSRLDIDSKERVIIDYIAGMTDRYAINKFYELFIPAPWKV is encoded by the coding sequence ATGAATATTAGAGAGAGAAGAGAACTATTGGAGAAAAAAACTTTATCACCCTTTGCTACCTTGAGCGTAAATAGCAAAGGAAGAACCCGGCCCTATGAACTATGCACCATAAGGACAATATTCCAACAGGACCGTGATAGAATTATACATTCTAAGGCTTTTAGAAGATTAAAACATAAAACTCAAGTATTTATAGCACCTGAGGGCGATCATTATCGTACACGCTTGACCCATACTTTAGAAGTGGCACAAATAGCTCGCACAATAGCCAGGGCCTTACTGCTAAATGAAGATTTGACAGAGGCCATTGCCCTGGGGCATGATTTGGGGCATACTCCTTTTGGTCATGCTGGGGAAGATACATTAAATGAAATATGCTCCTTTGGTTTTAACCACAATGAACAAAGCCTAAGAGTAGTAGATTATCTAGAAAAAAGTAACGGGCTTAATTTAAGCTGGGAGGTAAGAGACGGTATATTGCACCACTCTGGGGAAGGGCAACCAGAGACTTTAGAAGCAAGGGTTGTTCACTTATCTGACCGTATAGCTTATATTAATCATGATATTGACGATGCCCTAAGGGCAAAGGTATTAAAAAAGGAACAATTGCCCTTTGATGTATTGAGTCAATTGGGCTTTAGCCATGGAGACCGTATAAATCATATGATTCAAGACATTATCAACAATAGCATGGATTCTGGTGATGTTTATATGTCCCCAGTGGTAGAAAAGGCAACAAATCAATTAAGAGATTTTTTATTTGAAAATATATATATAGATTCCATAGCCAAAAAAGAGGAAAAAAAGGCGCAACATATTTTAAAAGAACTATATAATTATTTTCAAAAAAATGTAGAACATCTACCTGAAGAATTTACATCTAGATTGGATATAGATTCCAAAGAAAGAGTTATTATAGACTACATTGCAGGCATGACAGATCGCTATGCCATTAACAAATTTTATGAACTTTTTATTCCTGCCCCTTGGAAAGTTTAA
- a CDS encoding YaiI/YqxD family protein, with protein sequence MKILIDGDACPVKKEIAEIGLKYNIQTFYFCSLSHYSDYSIFSKWILVDNEDQAVDMAILNKICSGDILITQDYGLASLALNKKAYVLSNSGKRFTENNIDHYLLQRYLSLQQRKMKVKTTKQRKRTKEEDVDFKRSLEKLIHIIIKDPQQRKN encoded by the coding sequence ATGAAAATATTAATTGATGGAGATGCATGTCCTGTAAAAAAAGAAATTGCAGAGATTGGATTAAAATATAATATCCAAACTTTTTATTTTTGTAGCCTTAGTCATTACTCTGATTATAGTATATTCTCTAAATGGATTTTAGTAGATAATGAGGATCAAGCAGTAGACATGGCGATATTAAATAAAATATGCTCTGGAGATATATTAATTACCCAGGATTATGGGTTAGCTTCTTTGGCACTAAATAAAAAAGCCTATGTGTTATCCAATAGTGGGAAAAGATTTACTGAAAATAATATAGATCATTATTTGCTTCAAAGATACCTGTCTTTGCAACAAAGGAAAATGAAGGTAAAGACAACTAAACAAAGAAAAAGAACAAAAGAAGAGGATGTAGATTTTAAAAGATCCCTGGAAAAGCTTATTCACATAATAATAAAAGATCCTCAACAAAGAAAAAATTGA
- the dnaG gene encoding DNA primase: protein MSIVYPEELIEELRSRNDIVDIVSGYVSLRKSGSSFKGKCPFHTENTPSFTVSGDKQLYHCFGCGVGGNVINFIMDIENLSFVDALKFLANRVGMILPEKDGHADKKKYEEKQIQYNLHIDAARYFHKNLISNKEALVYLNKRNISTKTITKFGLGYAKDEWEGLYKHLLSKKYSVEDIAKSGLVLPKKNQQNQFYDRFRHRIIFPVFNLTNKVIGFGGRVLDQQLPKYLNSPETIIFSKGQHLYGLNNAKNHAKDGQLIIVEGYMDVISLYQYGLKNVVASLGTALTTEQAKLLNRYTNEVIIAYDGDEAGQKATLRALEVLASVGCKVKVLQLPKGMDPDEYIKKHKMEGFIHKIKKGISLVEYKILLLREKYNINTTEGRIDFTRDVAEILKSLQSEIEIDAYIQKVSKETGINEAAIKAEVFRNKKIRTDSLENKTGKIRNTIPYKKDQPIKRENKAIVLAEENLLNALSQDLVLFQKISQHIQWEDFTEEIHRKLARIIFEKMDNKETVIPGQILDIFKREEESRRVAAIFTKELDRELIGKNIMEYINTIQTYKIQSEIDELNQKLKSLNGEKDTETSNKIYIEIIGLKKRLEDLKGN, encoded by the coding sequence ATGTCTATTGTATACCCAGAAGAATTAATAGAAGAGTTACGCTCTCGCAATGATATAGTAGATATTGTCTCTGGATATGTCTCCCTTAGAAAAAGTGGATCCAGCTTTAAAGGTAAATGTCCCTTTCATACTGAAAACACACCCTCTTTTACAGTATCAGGAGATAAACAGCTTTATCATTGTTTTGGTTGTGGAGTGGGTGGCAATGTTATAAACTTCATCATGGATATAGAAAATTTAAGTTTTGTAGATGCATTAAAATTTCTTGCCAATCGTGTAGGGATGATTTTACCAGAAAAAGATGGACATGCTGACAAAAAAAAGTATGAGGAAAAACAAATCCAATATAATCTTCACATTGATGCTGCAAGATATTTTCATAAAAATTTAATAAGCAATAAAGAAGCCCTAGTATATTTGAATAAGAGAAATATATCTACGAAAACAATCACGAAATTTGGCCTAGGATATGCCAAGGATGAATGGGAAGGTCTATATAAACACCTATTATCCAAAAAATATTCTGTAGAAGATATTGCCAAATCTGGTTTGGTTCTCCCCAAAAAAAACCAACAAAATCAATTCTATGATCGCTTCAGACACAGAATTATTTTCCCAGTATTTAATCTTACTAATAAAGTGATAGGGTTTGGTGGCAGAGTTCTGGATCAGCAGCTTCCGAAATATCTAAATTCTCCCGAAACCATAATATTTTCAAAAGGTCAACACCTATATGGCTTAAATAATGCCAAAAACCATGCAAAAGATGGACAACTCATTATTGTAGAGGGATATATGGACGTTATTTCATTATACCAATATGGATTGAAAAATGTTGTGGCCTCCTTAGGTACTGCTTTGACCACCGAGCAAGCAAAATTATTGAATCGCTATACCAATGAAGTCATTATTGCCTATGATGGAGATGAAGCCGGACAAAAAGCCACATTAAGAGCCTTAGAAGTTCTTGCCTCAGTGGGATGTAAAGTAAAAGTATTACAATTACCCAAGGGAATGGATCCAGATGAATATATTAAAAAACATAAAATGGAGGGATTTATTCATAAAATAAAAAAGGGTATTTCCCTAGTAGAATATAAAATTCTGTTATTAAGGGAAAAGTATAATATAAATACCACAGAGGGAAGAATAGATTTTACGAGGGATGTGGCAGAAATTTTAAAAAGTCTTCAAAGTGAGATTGAAATAGACGCCTATATCCAGAAAGTCTCAAAGGAAACAGGGATTAATGAAGCTGCCATTAAAGCAGAAGTATTTAGAAATAAGAAAATCCGTACTGATAGCCTTGAGAATAAAACTGGAAAAATTAGGAACACTATTCCATATAAAAAAGATCAACCCATAAAAAGGGAAAATAAAGCCATAGTCTTGGCAGAGGAAAATCTTTTAAATGCTCTTTCGCAAGATTTGGTTTTATTCCAAAAAATAAGCCAACATATTCAATGGGAAGACTTTACAGAAGAAATTCATAGGAAATTAGCAAGAATAATATTTGAAAAGATGGATAATAAAGAAACAGTTATACCCGGACAAATATTGGATATATTTAAAAGAGAAGAGGAAAGTAGAAGGGTAGCAGCAATATTTACAAAGGAATTAGATAGAGAGCTTATAGGGAAAAATATTATGGAGTATATTAATACTATACAAACATATAAAATTCAAAGCGAGATTGATGAACTAAATCAAAAACTAAAAAGTTTAAATGGAGAGAAAGACACTGAAACTTCTAATAAAATTTATATAGAGATTATTGGCCTGAAGAAAAGACTAGAAGACCTTAAAGGGAACTAG
- the rpoD gene encoding RNA polymerase sigma factor RpoD has product MGKENLELKKKKVKELMEKGKKDGSLTYKEVMDSLEEVDMSPEQIEKVYESLEEIGIDVLEDTTAEGSNETEKEALDISVPEGINIDDPVRMYLKEIGKVPLLSAEEEIELALKMENGDEMAKRKLAEANLRLVVSIAKRYVGRGMLFLDLIQEGNLGLIKAVEKFDYRKGFKFSTYATWWIRQAITRAIADQARTIRIPVHMVETINKLIRVSRQLLQELGREPTPEEIAEEMGLTEEKVREILKIAQEPVSLETPIGEEEDSHLGDFIPDEDAPAPAEAAAFTLLKEQLLEVLDTLTPREEKVLRLRFGLDDGKARTLEEVGKEFNVTRERIRQIEAKALRKLRHPSRSKKLKDYLD; this is encoded by the coding sequence TTGGGTAAAGAAAATTTGGAACTGAAAAAGAAAAAAGTTAAAGAATTGATGGAAAAGGGTAAGAAGGATGGTTCCTTGACATATAAAGAAGTTATGGATTCTTTAGAAGAAGTAGATATGAGTCCTGAACAAATCGAAAAAGTATATGAATCATTAGAAGAGATAGGAATAGATGTATTGGAAGATACAACAGCTGAAGGCAGTAATGAGACAGAAAAAGAAGCATTGGACATTAGTGTACCGGAAGGAATTAATATCGATGACCCTGTACGTATGTACTTGAAGGAGATAGGTAAGGTGCCCCTGTTGTCAGCGGAAGAAGAAATTGAGTTAGCCCTAAAAATGGAAAATGGCGATGAGATGGCAAAAAGGAAATTAGCAGAAGCCAATCTTAGATTGGTGGTAAGTATAGCCAAACGATATGTGGGCAGAGGTATGCTATTCTTAGATCTTATCCAAGAAGGAAATCTAGGCTTAATTAAAGCAGTAGAGAAGTTTGATTATAGAAAAGGGTTTAAATTCAGCACCTATGCAACTTGGTGGATAAGGCAAGCCATCACTAGGGCTATTGCAGACCAAGCGAGAACCATTAGAATCCCGGTTCACATGGTAGAAACCATCAACAAATTAATCCGTGTATCACGACAATTATTACAGGAATTAGGTAGAGAGCCTACCCCTGAAGAAATTGCAGAGGAAATGGGACTTACTGAAGAAAAAGTAAGAGAGATACTAAAGATTGCTCAAGAACCAGTATCCTTAGAAACACCCATAGGAGAAGAAGAGGATAGTCATCTGGGGGATTTTATCCCTGATGAGGACGCTCCAGCGCCAGCTGAGGCAGCTGCCTTTACCCTTCTAAAGGAACAATTATTAGAGGTACTAGACACTTTGACACCTAGAGAAGAAAAAGTCTTAAGACTAAGATTTGGGCTAGATGATGGGAAGGCTAGAACCCTTGAAGAAGTAGGAAAGGAATTTAATGTTACTAGAGAAAGAATTCGACAAATTGAAGCCAAAGCCCTAAGAAAGCTAAGACACCCTAGCAGAAGTAAAAAATTAAAAGATTATTTAGATTAA
- a CDS encoding HAD family hydrolase produces the protein MINTFLFDLDGTLLPLDMDHFIKIYFGEMAKKLSQHIPSDKIANYIWQATNHMVKNTDPKMTNMEVFAHHFTQSTGKNFEELSPIFEEFYLNEFMKTKIACTSHPLVKEIIELLKEKGYTLVLATNPLFPKRAVLHRLEWAGLKEEDFTLITSYETMHACKPNIEYYQEILEKTHKTSQECMMIGNDVEEDLVAEKLGITTFLLEDQLIHRGPKEPVFDYKGSYGDLKDLIEKEF, from the coding sequence ATGATTAATACATTTTTATTTGACTTAGATGGGACACTATTACCACTAGATATGGATCACTTTATCAAAATTTATTTTGGAGAAATGGCAAAAAAATTATCTCAACATATTCCTTCTGATAAAATAGCCAATTATATATGGCAAGCCACTAATCATATGGTAAAAAATACTGATCCTAAGATGACCAACATGGAGGTTTTTGCCCATCATTTTACTCAATCTACAGGGAAAAATTTTGAAGAATTAAGTCCCATATTTGAAGAATTTTACCTCAATGAATTTATGAAAACCAAAATAGCCTGCACATCCCATCCCTTAGTGAAAGAAATTATAGAATTGCTAAAAGAAAAAGGCTATACCTTGGTGTTAGCTACAAATCCACTATTTCCTAAAAGAGCTGTACTTCATCGTCTAGAATGGGCGGGATTAAAGGAAGAAGATTTCACCCTAATTACGAGCTATGAAACAATGCATGCTTGCAAACCAAATATAGAATATTATCAAGAAATATTAGAAAAAACACATAAAACTTCCCAAGAGTGTATGATGATTGGTAATGATGTAGAAGAGGACTTAGTGGCTGAAAAATTAGGCATAACCACCTTTCTATTAGAAGATCAATTGATTCATCGGGGACCTAAAGAACCGGTTTTTGACTACAAAGGTTCTTATGGGGATTTAAAAGATTTAATTGAAAAAGAATTTTAA